A genomic window from Sulfurimonas paralvinellae includes:
- a CDS encoding tRNA-uridine aminocarboxypropyltransferase: protein MTLYGDREKCYRCYRPKSSCMCEYFAHIETQTKFVILMHPKEFKKVKNNTGHFTHQSLVNSELFVGIDFTDHKRVNEIIASHESYILFPSQNALNLTQTNPKSSEKPLAVFLIDSTWACTKSIFYHSKNLQNLRHMSFTTTKTSAYEIKEQPDERYLSTIESTLVVLEALNMHKIEDITNDALTSFLDPFYKMINYQKKLIKNPKSNAVRFKKR from the coding sequence ATGACGTTATATGGTGATAGAGAAAAGTGTTACCGGTGTTATAGACCAAAAAGCTCCTGTATGTGTGAATATTTTGCACATATAGAGACGCAGACAAAGTTCGTTATTTTGATGCATCCAAAAGAGTTTAAAAAGGTCAAGAATAATACGGGACATTTTACGCATCAGTCTCTTGTAAATTCAGAACTTTTTGTAGGTATAGATTTTACGGATCATAAACGTGTTAATGAGATCATTGCTTCGCATGAAAGCTACATCCTATTTCCGTCGCAAAATGCACTGAACCTCACGCAGACAAATCCAAAAAGCAGTGAAAAGCCATTGGCCGTCTTTTTGATAGATTCAACCTGGGCATGTACGAAATCGATTTTTTACCATAGTAAAAACCTGCAAAACCTGAGACATATGAGTTTTACGACGACAAAAACATCGGCTTATGAGATAAAAGAACAGCCTGATGAACGGTATCTCTCAACAATAGAATCGACACTCGTTGTTCTTGAAGCATTGAACATGCATAAGATAGAAGATATAACAAATGATGCATTGACAAGCTTTTTAGACCCTTTTTACAAGATGATTAATTATCAGAAGAAACTCATAAAGAATCCGAAAAGCAATGCGGTTAGATTTAAGAAAAGATAA
- a CDS encoding bifunctional diguanylate cyclase/phosphodiesterase, with protein sequence MKLQKNIMSIFYVVIFIGLVAVTVLSTLQYNSIKEDNYTQNEYLVQLVNNNIESILNQYSITLELLGQQLLENDTYKNTHKTEILLDKLLQNNSTLLGFGLIDTTGNFLAASSNVDISKMPNFRKDNVSRSSFDEALSSKELTVGRVYFAKGIGKWVIPLRKAIRDNNGKVVAVMATGIDLDNAKGFFSNLQLKEHSKIIVAKRDILDKKTYRIYYSGSDVKDKKLLYLRNIPEATIIMFKHDMQKNKHLSLEDFDKQQHVVTIENSFKDISGRQVYVSMVFNGKYKLWIAVTSPSMNWKKSVIGTISVYYIIFFLLSYLLYFLFSYIEKAEKKTKEELYYQATHDALTQLPNRVYLQKNILQLIRDFDGKFTVLFVDLDNFKNINDKFGHHIGDKILKQVAGRFTAYFSHEYLIVRQGGDEFIILMPLVNEDKRREYITEMMEQLSLPFYVDGLEFSIGASGGTANYPNDSTNIEELLSLADIAMYEAKKNKNSFTSFSNKLRERMFDKIAIENELRNALERDEFWMLYQPQISADGTLHGVEALIRWKNEKLGMVSPELFIKIAEEIGIIHKIGDFVLQRSLEEIRSVKEKLDTSFHLSINISVEQLKEEGFVEKVINFIECAQCKKNEVTLEITETTFIEDVDSVLPILHEIRSHNIGLSLDDFGTGFSSLNILKRLPIDELKIDKSFVDNILDDNESLVLVKNIIHMGNELSMDTLAEGTENHMQVERLKSFGCKIFQGYYFSKPLTKDDLIAFIQNGCKTLQ encoded by the coding sequence ATGAAGTTGCAAAAAAATATTATGTCCATTTTTTATGTTGTCATCTTCATAGGGTTGGTGGCAGTTACAGTATTGTCAACCCTGCAATATAATTCTATCAAAGAAGATAACTACACACAAAATGAGTATCTCGTACAGCTTGTTAACAATAATATAGAGAGTATTTTAAATCAGTATTCCATTACTTTGGAACTGCTTGGTCAACAACTTCTAGAAAACGATACTTATAAAAATACTCATAAAACAGAAATTTTACTCGATAAACTTCTACAAAATAATTCTACACTGCTTGGTTTTGGACTTATTGATACTACAGGAAATTTTTTAGCCGCTTCTTCAAATGTAGATATAAGCAAAATGCCAAATTTTCGAAAAGACAATGTCTCAAGAAGTTCTTTTGATGAAGCGCTTTCATCTAAAGAACTTACGGTAGGAAGAGTCTATTTTGCCAAAGGAATAGGAAAATGGGTCATCCCTTTACGAAAAGCGATCCGTGATAATAATGGCAAGGTAGTAGCCGTAATGGCAACGGGTATCGATCTGGATAATGCAAAAGGTTTTTTTAGTAATTTGCAACTCAAGGAACATTCTAAAATAATTGTTGCCAAAAGAGATATACTCGATAAGAAAACCTACAGGATTTATTATAGTGGTTCTGATGTCAAGGATAAAAAATTACTATATTTACGTAATATTCCAGAAGCAACAATAATAATGTTTAAACATGATATGCAAAAAAATAAGCATCTCTCTTTAGAAGATTTTGATAAACAGCAGCATGTAGTAACAATTGAAAATAGTTTTAAAGATATTTCCGGTAGACAGGTATATGTCAGCATGGTTTTCAATGGAAAGTATAAACTTTGGATTGCTGTAACATCACCAAGCATGAACTGGAAGAAATCTGTTATTGGAACAATAAGTGTCTATTACATCATCTTTTTTCTTTTAAGCTACCTATTGTATTTTTTGTTTTCATATATAGAAAAAGCAGAGAAGAAAACGAAAGAAGAACTCTATTATCAAGCGACACATGATGCTCTCACGCAGCTGCCAAACAGAGTCTATCTGCAAAAAAACATTTTACAATTGATTCGGGATTTTGATGGCAAATTTACTGTTTTGTTCGTTGATCTGGATAATTTTAAAAATATTAATGATAAGTTCGGCCACCATATTGGAGATAAAATTCTTAAACAGGTAGCAGGTCGTTTTACTGCATATTTTAGTCATGAATATTTGATAGTAAGGCAGGGAGGGGATGAGTTTATCATTCTTATGCCGTTAGTAAATGAAGATAAACGAAGAGAGTATATAACAGAGATGATGGAGCAGCTCTCATTACCATTTTATGTAGACGGTCTTGAGTTTAGTATTGGTGCGAGTGGAGGAACGGCAAACTATCCAAATGACTCTACGAACATTGAAGAATTGCTTTCACTTGCAGATATCGCTATGTATGAAGCCAAGAAAAATAAAAACAGTTTTACCAGCTTTTCCAATAAGCTGCGTGAGAGAATGTTTGACAAGATAGCCATAGAGAATGAACTGCGCAATGCTCTCGAGCGAGACGAATTTTGGATGCTCTATCAGCCGCAGATCAGTGCTGATGGAACACTGCATGGTGTGGAAGCTCTGATACGATGGAAAAATGAGAAACTTGGCATGGTCTCTCCTGAGCTGTTTATTAAAATAGCCGAAGAGATAGGGATTATTCATAAGATAGGTGACTTTGTGCTTCAACGATCTCTTGAAGAGATTAGAAGTGTCAAAGAAAAACTCGATACTTCTTTTCATCTCTCTATCAACATTTCAGTTGAACAGTTGAAAGAAGAAGGTTTCGTAGAAAAAGTCATCAATTTTATTGAATGTGCACAATGTAAGAAAAATGAAGTGACACTTGAGATAACAGAGACGACATTCATTGAAGATGTGGATTCGGTGCTGCCTATTTTACATGAGATACGCAGTCATAATATTGGTCTTTCGCTTGATGATTTCGGAACCGGTTTTTCCTCTTTGAATATACTCAAGCGTCTGCCGATCGATGAATTGAAGATCGATAAAAGTTTTGTAGATAATATTTTAGATGATAACGAAAGCCTTGTCCTCGTTAAAAATATTATCCACATGGGAAATGAACTCTCCATGGATACACTTGCTGAGGGTACAGAAAATCATATGCAGGTAGAGAGACTTAAAAGTTTCGGATGTAAGATTTTCCAAGGTTACTATTTTTCTAAACCTTTGACAAAAGATGATTTGATCGCTTTTATACAAAACGGTTGTAAAACTCTACAATGA